From one Larimichthys crocea isolate SSNF chromosome XVIII, L_crocea_2.0, whole genome shotgun sequence genomic stretch:
- the kpna3 gene encoding importin subunit alpha-4 isoform X2 codes for MVKVIVLCVLGLHDSCSMEDGQNVTLDAILQNATSDNAVIQLSAVQAARKLLSSDRNPPIDDLIKSGILPILVKCLERDDNPSLQFEAAWALTNIASGTSAQTQAVVKSNAVPLFLRLLHSPHQNVCEQAVWALGNIIGDGPQCRDYVISLGVVKPLLSFINPSIPITFLRNVTWVIVNLCRNKDPPPPMETVQEILPALCVLIYHTDINILVDTVWALSYLTDGGNEQIQMVIDSGVVPFLVPLLSHQEVKVQTAALRAVGNIVTGTDEQTQVVLNCDVLSHFPNLLTHPKEKINKEAVWFLSNITAGNQQQVQAVIDAGLIPMIIHQLAKGDFGTQKEAAWAISNLTISGRKDQVEFLVEQNVIPPFCNLLSVKDSQVVQVVLDGLKNILIMAGDEASTIAEIIEECGGLEKIENLQQHENEDIYKLAFEIIDQYFSGDDIDEDPRLIPDTTQGGTFNFDPASNMQTKEFDF; via the exons ATGGTGAAGGtgattgtgttgtgtgttctggGGCTCCATGACAGCTGCTCGATGGAGGACGGG cagaacGTCACGCTCGATGCCATCTTACAG AATGCGACCAGTGATAACGCCGTCATCCAGCTCAGTGCTGTGCAGGCAgccag aaAACTGCTCTCCAGCGACAGAAACCCTCCCATCGACGACTTGATAAAGTCCGGCATCCTGCCCATCTTAGTCAAATGTCTGGAGAGGGACGacaa CCCCTCTCTTCAGTTCGAGGCCGCTTGGGCTCTGACCAACATCGCCTCCGGGACGTCCGCACAGACTCAGGCTGTGGTTAAATCCA ATGCAGTGCCCCTCTTCCTGCGACTGCTACACTCTCCTCACCAGAACGTCTGTGAACAGGCTGTATGGGCTTTAGGAAACATTATAG GTGATGGTCCTCAGTGCAGGGATTACGTCATCTCCCTGGGCGTGGTCAAGCCCCTGCTTTCTTTCATCAACCCGTCGATCCCCATCACCTTCCTCCGCAACGTCACCTGGGTCATCGTCAACCTCTGCCGCAACAAGGATCCCCCGCCGCCCATGGAGACCGTgcaagag ATTCTGCCCGCCCTCTGCGTGCTAATATATCACACCGATATCAAT ATCCTCGTAGACACAGTGTGGGCGCTGTCCTATCTGACGGACGGGGGCAACGAGCAGATCCAGATGGTCATCGATTCCGGAGTCGTTCCATTTCTTGTGCCTCTCCTCAGCCACCAGGAGGTCAAAGTTCAG ACGGCAGCTCTGAGGGCAGTGGGCAACATCGTGACGGGGACGGACGAGCAGACGCAGGTGGTCCTCAACTGTGACGTCCTCTCGCACTTCCCCAACCTGCTCACACACCCTAAAGAAAAGATCAACAAG GAAGCGGTCTGGTTCCTGTCCAACATCACAGCTGGGAACCAGCAGCAGGTCCAAGCTGTGATCGACGCCGGGCTCATTCCTATGATCATCCACCAACTGGCTAAG GGCGACTTTGGCACTCAGAAGGAGGCAGCATGGGCCATCAGCAACCTCACCATCAGCGGCAGGAAAGACCAG GTGGAGTTCCTGGTGGAGCAGAACGTCATCCCCCCGTTCTGTAACCTGCTGTCGGTGAAGGACTCCCAGGTGGTGCAGGTCGTCCTGGACGGCCTGAAGAACATCCTCATCATGGCGGGAGACGAAGCCAGCACCATCGCCGAGATCATAGAGGAGTGTGGAG GCTTGGAGAAGATagaaaacctgcagcagcacgAGAACGAGGACATCTACAAACTCGCCTTTGAGATTATTGATCAGTACTTTTCAGGAGATGAT ATCGATGAAGACCCCAGGTTGATCCCCGACACCACCCAAGGCGGGACCTTTAACTTTGACCCAGCTTCCAACATGCAGACGAAGGAGTTTGATTTCTAA
- the phf11 gene encoding uncharacterized protein phf11 isoform X1 yields MDSLCCALCLQAEETQITGALSTKDAVTAHQNCLLYSSGIFCRDSPQFDDLFGFSVDDVIGEVRRGNKLICSHCKKKGATAGCEVVRCKKSFHYPCAVTAGAKIIEDADEGSYGLYCVRHSEPPGNGVSVNGIKTSKNYSDATPAKKRSSSGDSTAAGPVRSPSCTPSTSKRRRSFDDKLEEKTPKRRSEGWNGMVSDSSSDSADADMAMFAPLEFDSDSSANSVPEQVTRKDTKSSDSGHQPDSLSNGGSEDDPVAESQSLLPPVDNGTDPLRRSNTPTAQPVTVMDGELVKEEEEFSPVMIDHTSEPTVPQQTSVSPPPSPDRSTAAPPETVSNPKPSIDSTRFWKSCNAAHCTQAVFADFIREMEGISSRIQSDEASQEDYDCALRVMEASGKLTALVIRQQEELVRKRSELQKAEAAVMEVLSALKR; encoded by the exons CTCTACTCCTCCGGTATTTTCTGTCGGGACTCTCCGCAGTTCGACGATCTGTTCGGTTTCTCCGTGGATGATGTGATCGGCGAGGTCAGACGTGGAAACAAACTG ATCTGCAGCCACTGTAAAAAGAAGGGAGCCACCGCTGGATGTGAAGTGGTACGCTGCAAGAAGTCTTTCCATTACCCGTGTGCTGTCACTGCTGGAGCGAAGATTATTGAGGACGCAGACGAGGGAAGCTACGG GCTGTACTGTGTCAGACACAGTGAACCACCAG GAAACGGCGTCTCTGTAAACGGCATCAAAACGTCCAAAAACTACAGCGATGCCACGCCGGCTAAG AAGAGGAGCTCCAGCG GTGATTCTACGGCAGCCGGACCGGTCCGCTCACCCAGCTGTACGCCTTCCACCTCCAAG AGGCGGCGGAGCTTCGATGACAA ACTGGAAGAAAAGACGCCTAAGCGTAGATCTGAAGGCTGGAACGGGATGGTATCAGACAGTTCTTCAGATTCAG CTGATGCAGACATGGCGATGTTCGCCCCGTTAGAGTTTGATTCAGACAGCAGTGCCAACTCTGTTCCAGAg CAGGTGACCAG AAAAGACACCAAGTCCTCAGATTCAGGACATCAGCCGGACAGTTTGAGCAATGGAGGAAGTGAAGATGATCCA GTTGCTGAGTCACAGAGTCTGCTCCCTCCCGTGGACAACGGCACAGATCCTCTGCGACGTTCAAACACTCCGACCGCACAACCTGTGACTGTGATGGATGGAGAGCTCGtaaaggaagaggaag AGTTCAGCCCTGTGATGATTGATCACACCTCTGAGCCCACTGTCCCACAGCAGACCTCCGTCAGCCCCCCTCCGTCTCCTGACCGGTCCACAGCAGCTCCACCTGAAACTGTCTCGAACCCAAAGCCCAGCATCGACTCCACCCGCTTCTGGAAAAGCTGCAACGCGGCGCACTGCACACAGGCCGTGTTCGCTGATTTCATCCGTGAGATGGAGGGAATATCCAGCAGAATTCAGTCAGACGAAGCCAGCCAGGAGG atTATGACTGTGCACTAAGAGTGATGGAGGCTTCTGGGAAGCTGACCGCGCTCGTGATCAGGCAGCAGGAAG AGTTAGTGAGGAAACGCTCGGAGCTGCAGAAGGCGGAGGCAGCCGTGATGGAGGTTCTCTCAGCACTGAAGAGATGA
- the kpna3 gene encoding importin subunit alpha-4 isoform X1: protein MAENAGLENHRIKSFKNKGRDVETMRRHRNEVTVELRKNKRDEHLLKKRNVPQEESLEDSDVDSDFKGQNVTLDAILQNATSDNAVIQLSAVQAARKLLSSDRNPPIDDLIKSGILPILVKCLERDDNPSLQFEAAWALTNIASGTSAQTQAVVKSNAVPLFLRLLHSPHQNVCEQAVWALGNIIGDGPQCRDYVISLGVVKPLLSFINPSIPITFLRNVTWVIVNLCRNKDPPPPMETVQEILPALCVLIYHTDINILVDTVWALSYLTDGGNEQIQMVIDSGVVPFLVPLLSHQEVKVQTAALRAVGNIVTGTDEQTQVVLNCDVLSHFPNLLTHPKEKINKEAVWFLSNITAGNQQQVQAVIDAGLIPMIIHQLAKGDFGTQKEAAWAISNLTISGRKDQVEFLVEQNVIPPFCNLLSVKDSQVVQVVLDGLKNILIMAGDEASTIAEIIEECGGLEKIENLQQHENEDIYKLAFEIIDQYFSGDDIDEDPRLIPDTTQGGTFNFDPASNMQTKEFDF from the exons ATGGCAGAGAACGCCGGCTTGGAGAACCACCGCAtcaagagctttaaaaacaaaggaCGCGATGTCGAG ACTATGAGAAGACATCGAAATGAGGTGACGGTCGAGTTGAGAaag aaCAAACGAGACGAACATCTACTGAAGAAGAGAAACGTCCCGCAGGAGGAGAGTCTGGAGGACTCTGACGTCGACTCGGACTTCAAagga cagaacGTCACGCTCGATGCCATCTTACAG AATGCGACCAGTGATAACGCCGTCATCCAGCTCAGTGCTGTGCAGGCAgccag aaAACTGCTCTCCAGCGACAGAAACCCTCCCATCGACGACTTGATAAAGTCCGGCATCCTGCCCATCTTAGTCAAATGTCTGGAGAGGGACGacaa CCCCTCTCTTCAGTTCGAGGCCGCTTGGGCTCTGACCAACATCGCCTCCGGGACGTCCGCACAGACTCAGGCTGTGGTTAAATCCA ATGCAGTGCCCCTCTTCCTGCGACTGCTACACTCTCCTCACCAGAACGTCTGTGAACAGGCTGTATGGGCTTTAGGAAACATTATAG GTGATGGTCCTCAGTGCAGGGATTACGTCATCTCCCTGGGCGTGGTCAAGCCCCTGCTTTCTTTCATCAACCCGTCGATCCCCATCACCTTCCTCCGCAACGTCACCTGGGTCATCGTCAACCTCTGCCGCAACAAGGATCCCCCGCCGCCCATGGAGACCGTgcaagag ATTCTGCCCGCCCTCTGCGTGCTAATATATCACACCGATATCAAT ATCCTCGTAGACACAGTGTGGGCGCTGTCCTATCTGACGGACGGGGGCAACGAGCAGATCCAGATGGTCATCGATTCCGGAGTCGTTCCATTTCTTGTGCCTCTCCTCAGCCACCAGGAGGTCAAAGTTCAG ACGGCAGCTCTGAGGGCAGTGGGCAACATCGTGACGGGGACGGACGAGCAGACGCAGGTGGTCCTCAACTGTGACGTCCTCTCGCACTTCCCCAACCTGCTCACACACCCTAAAGAAAAGATCAACAAG GAAGCGGTCTGGTTCCTGTCCAACATCACAGCTGGGAACCAGCAGCAGGTCCAAGCTGTGATCGACGCCGGGCTCATTCCTATGATCATCCACCAACTGGCTAAG GGCGACTTTGGCACTCAGAAGGAGGCAGCATGGGCCATCAGCAACCTCACCATCAGCGGCAGGAAAGACCAG GTGGAGTTCCTGGTGGAGCAGAACGTCATCCCCCCGTTCTGTAACCTGCTGTCGGTGAAGGACTCCCAGGTGGTGCAGGTCGTCCTGGACGGCCTGAAGAACATCCTCATCATGGCGGGAGACGAAGCCAGCACCATCGCCGAGATCATAGAGGAGTGTGGAG GCTTGGAGAAGATagaaaacctgcagcagcacgAGAACGAGGACATCTACAAACTCGCCTTTGAGATTATTGATCAGTACTTTTCAGGAGATGAT ATCGATGAAGACCCCAGGTTGATCCCCGACACCACCCAAGGCGGGACCTTTAACTTTGACCCAGCTTCCAACATGCAGACGAAGGAGTTTGATTTCTAA
- the phf11 gene encoding uncharacterized protein phf11 isoform X3, with protein MDSLCCALCLQAEETQITGALSTKDAVTAHQNCLLYSSGIFCRDSPQFDDLFGFSVDDVIGEVRRGNKLICSHCKKKGATAGCEVVRCKKSFHYPCAVTAGAKIIEDADEGSYGLYCVRHSEPPGNGVSVNGIKTSKNYSDATPAKKRSSSGDSTAAGPVRSPSCTPSTSKRRRSFDDKKDTKSSDSGHQPDSLSNGGSEDDPVAESQSLLPPVDNGTDPLRRSNTPTAQPVTVMDGELVKEEEEFSPVMIDHTSEPTVPQQTSVSPPPSPDRSTAAPPETVSNPKPSIDSTRFWKSCNAAHCTQAVFADFIREMEGISSRIQSDEASQEDYDCALRVMEASGKLTALVIRQQEELVRKRSELQKAEAAVMEVLSALKR; from the exons CTCTACTCCTCCGGTATTTTCTGTCGGGACTCTCCGCAGTTCGACGATCTGTTCGGTTTCTCCGTGGATGATGTGATCGGCGAGGTCAGACGTGGAAACAAACTG ATCTGCAGCCACTGTAAAAAGAAGGGAGCCACCGCTGGATGTGAAGTGGTACGCTGCAAGAAGTCTTTCCATTACCCGTGTGCTGTCACTGCTGGAGCGAAGATTATTGAGGACGCAGACGAGGGAAGCTACGG GCTGTACTGTGTCAGACACAGTGAACCACCAG GAAACGGCGTCTCTGTAAACGGCATCAAAACGTCCAAAAACTACAGCGATGCCACGCCGGCTAAG AAGAGGAGCTCCAGCG GTGATTCTACGGCAGCCGGACCGGTCCGCTCACCCAGCTGTACGCCTTCCACCTCCAAG AGGCGGCGGAGCTTCGATGACAA AAAAGACACCAAGTCCTCAGATTCAGGACATCAGCCGGACAGTTTGAGCAATGGAGGAAGTGAAGATGATCCA GTTGCTGAGTCACAGAGTCTGCTCCCTCCCGTGGACAACGGCACAGATCCTCTGCGACGTTCAAACACTCCGACCGCACAACCTGTGACTGTGATGGATGGAGAGCTCGtaaaggaagaggaag AGTTCAGCCCTGTGATGATTGATCACACCTCTGAGCCCACTGTCCCACAGCAGACCTCCGTCAGCCCCCCTCCGTCTCCTGACCGGTCCACAGCAGCTCCACCTGAAACTGTCTCGAACCCAAAGCCCAGCATCGACTCCACCCGCTTCTGGAAAAGCTGCAACGCGGCGCACTGCACACAGGCCGTGTTCGCTGATTTCATCCGTGAGATGGAGGGAATATCCAGCAGAATTCAGTCAGACGAAGCCAGCCAGGAGG atTATGACTGTGCACTAAGAGTGATGGAGGCTTCTGGGAAGCTGACCGCGCTCGTGATCAGGCAGCAGGAAG AGTTAGTGAGGAAACGCTCGGAGCTGCAGAAGGCGGAGGCAGCCGTGATGGAGGTTCTCTCAGCACTGAAGAGATGA
- the phf11 gene encoding uncharacterized protein phf11 isoform X2 produces the protein MDSLCCALCLQAEETQITGALSTKDAVTAHQNCLLYSSGIFCRDSPQFDDLFGFSVDDVIGEVRRGNKLICSHCKKKGATAGCEVVRCKKSFHYPCAVTAGAKIIEDADEGSYGLYCVRHSEPPGNGVSVNGIKTSKNYSDATPAKKRSSSGDSTAAGPVRSPSCTPSTSKRRRSFDDKLEEKTPKRRSEGWNGMVSDSSSDSADADMAMFAPLEFDSDSSANSVPEVTRKDTKSSDSGHQPDSLSNGGSEDDPVAESQSLLPPVDNGTDPLRRSNTPTAQPVTVMDGELVKEEEEFSPVMIDHTSEPTVPQQTSVSPPPSPDRSTAAPPETVSNPKPSIDSTRFWKSCNAAHCTQAVFADFIREMEGISSRIQSDEASQEDYDCALRVMEASGKLTALVIRQQEELVRKRSELQKAEAAVMEVLSALKR, from the exons CTCTACTCCTCCGGTATTTTCTGTCGGGACTCTCCGCAGTTCGACGATCTGTTCGGTTTCTCCGTGGATGATGTGATCGGCGAGGTCAGACGTGGAAACAAACTG ATCTGCAGCCACTGTAAAAAGAAGGGAGCCACCGCTGGATGTGAAGTGGTACGCTGCAAGAAGTCTTTCCATTACCCGTGTGCTGTCACTGCTGGAGCGAAGATTATTGAGGACGCAGACGAGGGAAGCTACGG GCTGTACTGTGTCAGACACAGTGAACCACCAG GAAACGGCGTCTCTGTAAACGGCATCAAAACGTCCAAAAACTACAGCGATGCCACGCCGGCTAAG AAGAGGAGCTCCAGCG GTGATTCTACGGCAGCCGGACCGGTCCGCTCACCCAGCTGTACGCCTTCCACCTCCAAG AGGCGGCGGAGCTTCGATGACAA ACTGGAAGAAAAGACGCCTAAGCGTAGATCTGAAGGCTGGAACGGGATGGTATCAGACAGTTCTTCAGATTCAG CTGATGCAGACATGGCGATGTTCGCCCCGTTAGAGTTTGATTCAGACAGCAGTGCCAACTCTGTTCCAGAg GTGACCAG AAAAGACACCAAGTCCTCAGATTCAGGACATCAGCCGGACAGTTTGAGCAATGGAGGAAGTGAAGATGATCCA GTTGCTGAGTCACAGAGTCTGCTCCCTCCCGTGGACAACGGCACAGATCCTCTGCGACGTTCAAACACTCCGACCGCACAACCTGTGACTGTGATGGATGGAGAGCTCGtaaaggaagaggaag AGTTCAGCCCTGTGATGATTGATCACACCTCTGAGCCCACTGTCCCACAGCAGACCTCCGTCAGCCCCCCTCCGTCTCCTGACCGGTCCACAGCAGCTCCACCTGAAACTGTCTCGAACCCAAAGCCCAGCATCGACTCCACCCGCTTCTGGAAAAGCTGCAACGCGGCGCACTGCACACAGGCCGTGTTCGCTGATTTCATCCGTGAGATGGAGGGAATATCCAGCAGAATTCAGTCAGACGAAGCCAGCCAGGAGG atTATGACTGTGCACTAAGAGTGATGGAGGCTTCTGGGAAGCTGACCGCGCTCGTGATCAGGCAGCAGGAAG AGTTAGTGAGGAAACGCTCGGAGCTGCAGAAGGCGGAGGCAGCCGTGATGGAGGTTCTCTCAGCACTGAAGAGATGA
- the LOC104931213 gene encoding RCC1 and BTB domain-containing protein 1: MVDVTKWPLFSLMGPQELSSVRRACVFGMSANEAIYITNDDEVYVFGLNCSNCLGTGDSQSTIVPKKLDFLSGRKVVSLSYGSGPHILLATEDGELFAWGHNGYSQLGNGTTNQGVAPMLVSANLLNKKVTVVACGSHHSMALTDSGEVYAWGYNNCGQVGSGSTANQPTPRRVSSCLQSKVAVGIACGQTSSLAVVDNGEVYGWGYNGNGQLGLGNNGNQLTPCRLVGLQGLCVQQIVSGYAHSLALTDEGLLYAWGSNTYGQLGTGNKSNQLSPVQIMTEKERVVEIAACHSTHTSAAKTQSGQVYMWGQCKGQSMMLPHVTHFACTDDVFACFATPSVMWRLLSIEHDDFLTVAQSLKKEFDNPETADLKFCVDGKYIYVHKAVLKIRCEHFRSMFQSHWNEDVKQVIDIDQFSYPVYRSFLEFLYTDYVELPPEDAIGLLDLATSYCENHLKRLCQHIIKRGITVDNAFSLLSAAVRYDAEDLEDFCFKFCVNHLTEVTQTTAFWQIDGNLLKDFICRASRSGAFKN; the protein is encoded by the exons ATGGTGGATGTGACCAAATGGCCCCTGTTCAGCCTGATGGGCCCTCAGGAGCTCTCGTCCGTACGGAGAGCGTGCGTGTTCGGGATGTCTGCTAACGAGGCCATCTACATCACCAACGACGACGAG GTGTATGTGTTTGGGTTGAACTGCAGTAACTGCCTGGGAACAGGGGACAGCCAGAGCACCATTGTGCCCAAGAAGCTGGACTTCCTGAGCGGGAGGAAGGTGGTGAGCCTGAGTTACGGCAGTGGACCTCACATCCTTCTGGCCACAGAGG atgGAGAGCTCTTCGCCTGGGGCCATAACGGTTACAGCCAGCTGGGGAATGGGACAACCAACCAAGGAGTCGCTCCGATGCTCGTGTCCGCCAACCTGCTCAATAAGAAGGTCACGGTGGTGGCCTGCGGCTCTCACCACTCGATGGCTCTGACTGACTCGGGAGAA GTGTACGCGTGGGGCTACAACAACTGTGGTCAGGTGGGTTCCGGATCCACAGCGAACCAGCCCACGCCCCGCAGAGTGTCCAGCTGCCTGCAGAGCAAAGTGGCCGTCGGTATCGCCTGTGGTCAGACCTCGTCTCTGGCGGTGGTGGACAATGGAGAG GTGTACGGCTGGGGCTACAACGGGAACGGACAGCTCGGTCTGGGAAACAACGGGAACCAGCTCACTCCCTGCCGCCTCGTCGGCCTGCAGGGTTTGTGTGTGCAACAG ATCGTCTCAGGCTACGCTCACTCCCTGGCACTCACAGACGAGGGCTTGCTCTACGCCTGGGGGTCCAACACGTACGGACAACTGGGCACCGGCAACAAGAGCAACCAGCTGAGCCCGGTTCAGATCATGACTGAGAAAGAGAG GGTCGTGGAGATCGCTGCCTgtcactccacacacacatcggCTGCAAAGACGCAGAGTGGTCAGGTGTACATGTGGGGCCAGTGCAAGGGCCAGTCAATGATGCTGCCTCACGTCACGCACTTCGCCTGCACCGACGACGTCTTCGCATGCTTCGCCACCCCCTCTGTCATGTGGAGGCTTCTTTCCATCG AGCATGATGACTTCTTGACCGTGGCTCAGTCTCTAAAGAAAGAGTTTGACAACCCGGAGACAGCGGACCTCAAGTTCTGCGTGGACGGCAAATATATCTACGTGCACAAAGCTGTCCTGAAAATCAG GTGTGAACACTTCAGGTCCATGTTTCAGTCCCACTGGAACGAAGACGTGAAGCAGGTGATCGACATAGATCAGTTCTCCTACCCGGTGTACCGATCCTTCCTGGAGTTCCTTTACACGGATTACGTGGAGCTGCCACCTGAGGACGCTATTG gGCTGTTGGACCTGGCCACGTCTTATTGTGAGAACCACCTGAAGCGTCTGTGTCAGCACATTATAAAGAGAGGAATCACCGTCGACAACGCCTTCtcgctgctgtctgctgctgtgcgCTACGATGCAGAG GACCTGGAAGATTTCTGCTTTAAGTTCTGCGTGAATCACCTCACCGAGGTGACCCAGACGACCGCTTTCTGGCAGATCGACGGCAACCTGCTGAAAGATTTCATCTGTCGGGCCAGCCGCTCCGGAGCCTTCAAAAACTGA